In one window of Blastopirellula marina DNA:
- a CDS encoding MIP family channel protein, which yields MRRYLAEVIGTFGLVFAGCGAIVINQLQDGAITHVGIALTFGLIVMVMIYALGEISGAHMNPAVTLGFWTAKRFPLKEVAPYIAAQCLGSILACVVLKILFFEHDTLGATLPTGDWWKSFVLEFILTFLLMFVVLNISTGAKEKGIMAGAAIGGMVALEAMFAGPICGASMNPARSLGPALVSGHLEFLWLYLVATTAGALFAVPIHFAIYGSEAPSTDPLTSEENHP from the coding sequence ATGAGACGTTACTTGGCAGAAGTAATCGGCACCTTCGGACTAGTCTTCGCGGGCTGTGGGGCGATAGTGATCAATCAACTTCAAGACGGTGCGATTACCCACGTTGGCATCGCTTTGACATTTGGCTTGATCGTCATGGTGATGATTTACGCGTTGGGCGAGATTTCAGGAGCCCATATGAATCCGGCCGTGACGCTTGGGTTCTGGACGGCCAAACGTTTTCCCTTGAAGGAAGTCGCTCCCTATATCGCTGCGCAGTGCCTTGGCTCGATTCTCGCTTGCGTGGTGTTAAAGATTCTTTTCTTTGAACATGACACGCTCGGGGCAACACTTCCCACTGGAGACTGGTGGAAGTCTTTCGTACTTGAGTTCATTCTTACGTTCTTACTAATGTTTGTTGTTTTGAATATCTCGACAGGTGCGAAGGAAAAAGGAATCATGGCTGGTGCTGCAATTGGTGGCATGGTCGCCCTGGAGGCCATGTTTGCTGGCCCTATTTGCGGTGCTTCGATGAATCCCGCTCGGTCGCTTGGTCCTGCATTGGTGAGTGGACACCTCGAGTTCTTATGGCTATATCTAGTAGCGACCACCGCGGGAGCGCTTTTCGCGGTTCCCATTCACTTTGCGATTTACGGCAGTGAAGCCCCGTCGACGGATCCCCTAACTTCTGAAGAGAATCACCCATGA
- a CDS encoding FliM/FliN family flagellar motor switch protein, with protein sequence MTAFNSEAIASVKAACEATAVEAADAFSRAFDQKIQLTTGEGSPFDAATDLASWSKAGLAIVLNVESEAALVMIAEDSGLLPDWYTSPDPTGESKLATLGQELGMTLLPEEFMAMEFEVKAVGDLAAACQQGVLGDAPAKMPIELEGSSGKHEAWMIWPLSQPKNALAGTSPAETATEPPQSEPPSAPAPRSTPDAASSKQPAAARSRIASFNELPGYSRSLLHIEVPIRVILAEKKMKVNDIVNIGIGTIIQFDKSCEDSLDVEIGKQKVAEGEAVKIGDKFGVRVTNITMPEERYIALKARKRVR encoded by the coding sequence ATGACAGCATTCAACAGCGAAGCCATCGCCAGTGTGAAAGCGGCTTGCGAAGCCACTGCGGTCGAAGCAGCCGATGCGTTCTCGCGAGCGTTCGATCAGAAGATTCAGTTAACTACTGGTGAAGGTTCGCCTTTTGATGCCGCAACCGATCTAGCGAGTTGGTCGAAAGCAGGTCTGGCAATCGTGTTGAATGTTGAGTCGGAAGCTGCCCTTGTGATGATCGCCGAGGACAGCGGTCTACTGCCTGATTGGTACACATCGCCTGATCCCACCGGCGAGAGCAAGCTAGCTACCCTTGGCCAAGAACTTGGCATGACGCTTCTGCCGGAAGAGTTCATGGCGATGGAGTTTGAGGTAAAAGCGGTCGGTGACTTGGCGGCCGCCTGCCAGCAGGGCGTTTTAGGCGATGCCCCGGCGAAAATGCCGATCGAACTCGAAGGAAGCAGCGGGAAGCATGAAGCCTGGATGATCTGGCCATTGTCGCAACCCAAAAATGCCTTAGCCGGCACTTCTCCTGCCGAGACAGCAACCGAACCGCCCCAGTCAGAGCCACCAAGTGCTCCGGCTCCACGGTCAACCCCTGACGCCGCTTCTTCGAAGCAGCCAGCGGCGGCACGCAGCCGAATTGCGAGCTTCAACGAACTGCCGGGTTACAGCCGTAGCTTGTTGCACATCGAAGTGCCGATTCGGGTAATTCTGGCTGAGAAGAAGATGAAGGTGAACGACATCGTAAATATCGGCATCGGTACGATTATTCAGTTTGATAAGTCGTGCGAAGATTCGCTAGATGTCGAAATTGGCAAGCAGAAGGTCGCCGAGGGCGAAGCCGTGAAAATCGGTGATAAGTTCGGCGTCCGTGTTACCAATATCACGATGCCGGAGGAACGCTACATCGCCTTGAAGGCACGCAAACGCGTTCGCTAG
- the cutA gene encoding divalent-cation tolerance protein CutA yields the protein MSQVIVVQTTTNSRADAERLAEIVVQRALAGCVQITGPIISVYRWQDAVQKDEEYLLSIKTIEQAFTPLADLIRKHHSYDVPEIIALPITNGTTDYLAWLADQVTTE from the coding sequence ATGTCTCAAGTCATCGTAGTACAGACGACCACAAATTCTCGCGCCGACGCAGAGCGGCTCGCGGAAATCGTTGTGCAACGTGCTCTGGCTGGTTGTGTGCAGATTACCGGCCCGATCATTTCCGTTTATCGATGGCAAGACGCGGTGCAAAAAGACGAGGAATACCTGCTTTCGATAAAGACTATCGAGCAGGCGTTCACGCCATTGGCCGATCTGATTCGCAAACACCACAGTTATGACGTGCCTGAGATAATCGCTCTTCCTATAACCAACGGGACGACCGACTATCTGGCATGGTTAGCGGATCAGGTCACTACGGAATAG